Proteins encoded together in one Impatiens glandulifera chromosome 1, dImpGla2.1, whole genome shotgun sequence window:
- the LOC124926999 gene encoding uncharacterized mitochondrial protein AtMg00810-like: protein MKDLGPLSYFLGIVVTRHKNCLFLSQTKYAHDIIKKAGMTDCNPASTPVDSKGKMSTQSGISYRDPTSYRSLCGALQYLTFTRPDISYVVQQVCLFMHAPQVAHMNALKRIIRYIQGTADYGLQLYKSSITSLISYTDADWDGCPDTRRSTSGYCVFLGDNLISWSSKRCSVTQATLVYCDNVSAIYLSSNPVQHQRTKHIEMDIHFVREKVQRGEVRVLHVSSRYQIADIFTKGLPKILFDDFRASLSVCKAPVSTAEV from the exons atgaaagatttgggtcCTTTGAGTTATTTCTTAGGCATTGTTGTTACCCGACACAAGAATTGTTTGTTCTTGTCTCAAACGAAATATGCTCATGACATTATTAAGAAAGCAGGTATGACAGATTGTAATCCAGCTTCCACTCCTGTTGATTCTAAAGGAAAGATGAGCACTCAATCTGGTATTTCTTATAGAGATCCTACCTCTTATCGTTCTTTATGTGGGGCGTTACAGTACTTGACATTCACTCGTCCGGACATTTCTTATGTTGTACAACAAGTTTGCTTGTTTATGCATGCTCCTCAAGTTGCTCACATGAATGCCTTAAAACGAATCATCCGTTATATTCAAGGCACTGCTGATTATGGTTTGCAGTTATACAAATCATCTATTACTTCCCTTATTTCTTATACGGATGCTGATTGGGACGGGTGTCCTGATACTCGTCGATCTACATCAGGTTATTGTGTCTTTCTTGGAGATAATTTGATTTCTTGGTCTTCTAAAAG ATGTTCGGTTACACAGGCAACCTTAGTTTATTGCGATAATGTTAGTGCTATTTACCTCTCTAGTAATCCGGTACAACATCAGCGCACTAAACATATTGAAATGGACATTCACTTCGTTCGTGAGAAAGTCCAACGGGGTGAAGTTCGTGTCTTGCATGTGTCATCCCGATACCAGATTGCAGATATTTTTACTAAAGGTCTGCCTaagattttatttgatgattttcGGGCCAGTCTCAGCGTTTGCAAAGCTCCCGTTTCGACTGCGGAGGTGTGA